The region GTAAGGAGAGATGAGAATGGTTATTGGATTACCCAAAGAGATTAAAAATCATGAGAATCGCGTGGGGTTGACGCCAGCGAATGTGTTGATGTTAACGCAGGCAGGGCATAGCGTACGCGTGCAAAGCTCGGCAGGTGAGGGTAGTGGCTTTAGCGATGAGGAGTATGTGGCTAGTGGCGCAACGATAGTTGCTGATGGCGCTTCTGCTTGGGATGCACAGATGGTGGTAAAGGTCAAAGAGCCACAGCCTTCGGAGTATGGCTACTTTAAAGAGGGCATGTTGCTCTACACCTATCTACATTTAGCCGCCGAACCTGCGCTTACGAAAGCTCTAATGGAGAAGGGGGTAAGCGCGGTTGCCTATGAGACTGTCCAGCTAAGCGATCGATCGCTTCCTTTACTCGCGCCGATGTCTGAAGTAGCGGGTCGTCGCGCGGTGAATGTTGCTTCGACCTTTTTAGAGAAGCATCATGGTGGGAAAGGGATTCTTCTCTCTGGCGTACCAGGTACGGCGCGGGCGCATGTGGTGATTGTGGGTGCCGGCGTAGCGGGCTTGAGCGCAGCACGTATGGCGTATGGTCTTGGGGCGCGGGTAACGATTTTGGATGTCAATCTTACACGTTTACGCTACATTGACGACACCTATCACGATATCCAAACGCTCTACTCCAATGAGTATAATCTTGCCGAGGTGGTAAAGAGTGCCGATGTCTTGATCTCGACGATTTTGATTCCTGGTACCAAAGCGCCTAA is a window of Entomospira culicis DNA encoding:
- the ald gene encoding alanine dehydrogenase — translated: MRMVIGLPKEIKNHENRVGLTPANVLMLTQAGHSVRVQSSAGEGSGFSDEEYVASGATIVADGASAWDAQMVVKVKEPQPSEYGYFKEGMLLYTYLHLAAEPALTKALMEKGVSAVAYETVQLSDRSLPLLAPMSEVAGRRAVNVASTFLEKHHGGKGILLSGVPGTARAHVVIVGAGVAGLSAARMAYGLGARVTILDVNLTRLRYIDDTYHDIQTLYSNEYNLAEVVKSADVLISTILIPGTKAPKIVKEYMVASMSKGSIVIDVAIDQGGSVESIDRITSHDNPVYEKHGVLHYSVANMPGATPRTSTFALTNATSAYLLALANHGVLACKENPALLLGLNTHKGKLTYKAVADALGMTYTEISSLF